GAAGAAGTTGGCTCCAGGCAGCAGGAGACTCAGGGGGCTGGGTCTTCATTTCCCACGCTAAGatgtttcagattttattttgtagGCAGTGGGGAGCCTTGGAAGGATTTTGAGGAGAGATGAGAGAAATGGCTAagacatttatgttttaaaggcATTGTGATGTGGTGAAGAGGTCACTGGCCTAGGAGTATGGAAATCTGGATTCTagtctggctctgccacttctttATATGTTCCTCAGGCATATTTCTGTCCCTCTCAGAAATttagtttgctcatctataaaatgaggatgataatatcCACCTCAttgggtggttgtgaggatttatTCAACAAATCCTTTTGTGCTGGTTTCAAAATGCCAGACCGTGTGTTTGCTTCTGGGGATACAGAAGTGAGTAAGACCTGGACCCTCTTTCATGGAGCTTaatgagataacacatgtaaAAGGCTTGCTTAGCATGGTGAGTTATGATAGGTATGCAGATATTTAGATGGTATACTTGAGAAATGAAAGGATTGAATACATTATCTGCCCTTGAATCAAGAGGTTCCTAAAATTTCTTTCAACCAACTGTTAGCAGTTCcttgtgatttgtttttgttttgttttgttgtttacaaATATAGTTCTTATGGGGTCTCACTCCAGCTGAGATATTACCTGTGGAATAAGGTCCAAACTTCTTAGTGGGGTATTCAAAGCCTTTTTAAGATCTGATCCCAATCTACCTTTTTCTTTGTACCACGCATCATATCCTGTGCCAGGGGCAAATGGGGCAGGTCCCCACTCTGACCATGCCTAATACCTTGCTGCCTTCAcactttcttgttctttctccctGGGATGTTCACTCTGAATCATCAATGTGAGAATCAGTTAATGTCAGAACTGATTGCATGTGACTTCTGATTAGCCCTTTGTGCATGTGACTTCTCTGCCCCATTAGAATGTGAGCTCATTGAAGGCAAGAGCGATagatttcttaatttatcttttaataccTTCTTCTGCCTTACTTAAGTCTAATAAATGTTTGCATAAGccagttaataaatataaatataagtagaAGGTAAAGCTCTTACCCTGGTGAGAGCTCTTATCCTTGCTTCAGTTCTGTcacatttcaaaatacaaataaccaaGTTGATGCTATTTTGGTGTGTTTGAACCTGCTGTGAAGTGTGCTGATGAAGTTGGAGTTGTTCTTGGAGGGTTTTAGGACTCTGGTGATGTAAACCCAGAATTGTGACCTCATTGCAGGCATGAGCAAGACACTATGACTGCGGAAGTTTCTGGGCCCATTATAAAATGTAGGTAGACTTAGGGTTAGGTAGCAGCTCTCGGGAACTTGTCCCTGCCTATAAGATCCTGAAGGGCCGTCCATTTTGACTATCACCAGTTAGAACTTGATTCCTCTTCCGTGTCAGCTAGCAAAAAGTGTTCGGGGTGCTGTTCCCAGCAGGACCCCACTGCCCAGCAGAAAAGTTGGGAAGGCAAGTGGCCTAGACCTACTGTGGACTACCTGACTGTTTGCCTGCCTGTCTTCCTCTTCACCTCGTTCTCATCACTGACATCTACCGTCAGCTTGGAAATCAGAAATCAATATCCATCTAGATGGTAAACCATGACTAAGGAATAAGTATTTGCTTGTAGCTGTTAGTACTTAAGTGGAACTTAAAGTTGGTCAAGTCTGAATCTAGGGGTAGCCTTGGTTGCAGAGATGCAATTAGATTGAACAAGCTATGTTGTTTCACTGAAATTTTTGCTTGCTCCTTGCAGATTGATTTTGATGATGTGGCCGCAATAAACCCAGAACTCTTACAGCTTCTTCCCTTACACCCGAAGGACAATCTGCCCCTGCAGGAGAATGTAACGGTTCAGGTTGGTGCCTTCATCTGGCTGCATCCAGTGCTCCAGAGGAGTCACTTGGCTTGTTGGCTGTTTGCTGGGTTGATTTCTGGGACTGCCTAGGACTTCAGCACAGCACGTGGGCCCTTGAGAGTCGATAAGAGCCATATATTgtggtggtttgttttgtttttcagaaacaaaaacgCAGATCAGTCAACTCCAAAATTCCCGCTCCAAAGGAAGGTAAATGTCTTTCTACTGGCTTATTGTCATGGGGTTGTGCCAGAAATGGTGTTCCTGGAGCTCATTGCTCCAATTTAGCAGGTGGCTTCTCTGTGGGTTGAGTCCCGCTTTATTTTCCCAGTCTTTCTCAGTGAGGAAGCATCCCACCTACAAGGAGGAAATGGGAGTATTGGTGCAAAGATTCAATtatgtaagataaataagttctggagatgaatgtACAGCACAAGGCCTATgattaataatactgcattgtgtACTTAAAATTTTACTGAGTGTAGATATTATTTTCGTGCTcttaccacaaaagaaaaaaataacataaaaagggAGCGGGCAgaaacttttggggtgatgggtAATTTTATAGCATTGATTGTaatgatggtttcatgggtgtatacttATCTCTAAActatcaaattgtatacattaaatatctACAGTGTTTTGTATGTCAATCACACCtcaaagcagttaaaaaaaaaaaaaagaatccagccCTCCAACCTACAGTTCTTAGGCCAACCTCTCAGGGACCTGGTGCATTTGGGAAATTTGCTGACTGGTCTAGAAGTTTTTGCTGTAGAATCCAGAGCAGTCATCAGCCATTGGCaggcttgttttctttccttgagaaCAATGTGCCTAGGAGTGAAGTGATGAGTAGGCTATGAGAAAAGCTAGGCCTGGGCTGTTTAGAAGTATAGTCGATGGTGCCATGGAGATCTAGGGGTGGGAAGGGATGAGTGGGATTTGGGCTTTCTCTGCAGTGGTCAGCATAAACCTATTTTGACTATAATAGTCCATGAGCATAGGGTGTGGCTGTAGGCACAAACTGCCCAAGAAATCCAGCTTATTGTTCAGAGCCAACTAGACCTGCATGGCCTATCCCAGCCCAGAGGTTATCACTGCCCTAACGTGATCCAGCCACCTCAGGGGCCAAGATAACTACTTGGCCGGAGCCTCAGGTTCCTGGGGGCCCAGGGGGAGAGGTGGTGCAGTTGCGAGCTTGGGTTGGACATGAGTGGTGTGGTGCTGACCCTCGCACTGGCTGTACCGTCTGGGCCTATAGGAGAGATGGGAGTGGCAGCAGTCTCACTCCACATGCATGAGCCCAAAAGATAATTGCCACAGCtccttttaatggaaaaaaatcttgataaaGGTGCATGCTATTAAACAGAAACGAAACACAAAATTACCAGTCTTTTGGGAAATAGGAAATTGTAATAATTTGTGCTCTTATGAAAGACATGGATTATACAGAGCCATCAAATCAACCTAAATTTAGGAGACTTATAATTTCAGTATAAGTTGATCTTTGCCTATATGACACCTAgttttctatttccaaatttgtgacttctttcattttataggtgaactGCTTCTCTCTTACGGAGGGAAACTATACAGATTGATAGAAATTGACAAGCATTCAAATATAACTGAATTGTTTCTCTCAGTTAAGCATTCTTTTAAGATTCCAGAAAATCAATGTAGTTGATCCCATGGGTTTCTGATGATGTGGGCCAGGCCCGGCTTTGTAAAGCATCCTGGAGCAGTGGGAAAAGCCCTGACTTTGGAATCTGACAGTCCTGGGTTTGcatcctggctctgacacttacAGTTGAGTGACATTGGGCAAGCTGCTTAATTTATTTGAGCCTTAATGTCCCCTTCCATGAGATGAGAATACTGATATTTACCTTATAATGTTGTTTTGAGATATGGGAAGGTTGTTTGTAGAATGGTAGGTGCTGCTGCTAAGATTAATAATGCTTTTTTTCCGGGATTAGGTCTGCCTCTCCAGAAATTATTTCAGATTGGCTGTGGGTCCCTCCATTTACTCAAGACAGATGCTCTTGTGGGAGATAAACTTGTCCTCAGGAGCTCTCAGATTTGCAGAATGTGAACAAATTCATTTTGGGGTCACTAGTACTTAGCCTTTCTAGTTTTTCCTTTCCTCGTGCGGAAGGAATGGAAAGTTGGTGGGCTCCTTTCCTGGTGGTCAGGACCCATCTCACCCGTATAGAATCTTGGAGGGTTGCCCCCATCTGCCCTCCTGATCATGCTGCCCTGATTGGCTGCTGCCCTCGGTTCTCCAGGTCTCCGAAGCCACTCCACTCGCATGTCCACTGTCCCCGAGGTTCGCATCACCACTCAGGAGAATGATATGGAGGTGGAGCTGCCTGCGCCAGCAAATTCCCGCAAGCAGTTCTCAGTTCCCAGTGAGTAATGAATCTGTTCTCCCTGTTTGCGGCCTGGAGCAGCATCTCACACATTGCTCTGAACTGTTTGGTAACATCCTAATTCCTGTACTCCCCGGGCTTCAGTTCTGTTCTCCCGCTGCCCCATTGCTACCTTATCTGgaaattaatcccattttacttttttaactttattgaaacATAATGAACAGTATATACAGAAAAGTAGACATATCATTGAGTAAACATATCACAAACTGAACACACTCATGTAACCAACACCTAGATCAAACAGAGCATTACCAGCACCCAAAAGTCCCCCTTCGGCTCCCTTCCAGTTCCTAAGCCCCCAAGGGTACCTGTAATCCTGACTTCTGAAAGCATAAATTAGCTTTTACTCTTTTTGGACTTCATatatatggaatttttaaaatatctttaattgtCAGCTTTTATTAGGTACATAAGGTAGATGCAAATTTTATAAGATACACAATCATTACATCGTATGTATATCAAATTCAGCTCTAATAAAATGAAGGTAAACAAAAGAGTCACGACCAAGGATGGGAGGTAGAGTCATCATGGGTTGTACCTTTCTGGGTTGAATCAGTGTGGTTGTTGCTCAGGTTCCCGTTATTCCTGGCTTTTCTGTCTTTGCTCCCGTTAACCACGTGGGTTCCAAGGCTTTTGAGAAGTCAGAAAGGCCTGGCTTTTCTCCCAAATGAGTAGAAAGGACTGGCGAAGAACCCACACTTGGGTCAAGTCTAAAGAGTTCAGGCCTTTAAAGGCTTTTCCCTTCGTGTGTGGAGCCCCCACTGAGCTACTCAGCACCCTTGTAAGGTTTTTTTGTCCCCAGGAGCCTGCCCCTGCAGGGATACTGGTCAAGTTCAGGCTGTGGGCTGAGGTGAAGAGAAAAGCCCAAGCTCTGCTCACGCCGTAGAAGCCTAAGCCCTTGCTGAGCTGGCAGTCAGCAGCCCTCCTCTTGGCCCATTAGGGCTCAGCTGAGCACAGCTGCAGTATGCCTGCCTGCTTCTCCCATGACTCTTGTTCCCCCACAGCTGGTCCCCCTAGGCCCTCCTGCCCTGCAGTGGCTGAAATACCATTGGCGATAGTCAGCGCAGAAGTGGAAGAACAAGTCCATTCCATCCGAGGCAGCTCTTCTGCAAATCCTGGGAACTCAGGTAGACACGCTGAGCTGTCTGCTGCCCTGTTCCCTGTGTAGGAAACGTAGTTACATCCTGTCTCAAACCCGGCCTACCTTGGCACCTGTGTTCAAACTGTGTTTGTCACATGGGGGCAGGTTTCCCTATGGCCATGGAATCAATCTTTCATAAGAGGTGACCCTGTCACCAGAAGCTGGCAGGAGCCTTCTAATGTAATTGAGGTGTCCTCACAGCTATAGTCTTGGCTGACACCTGAAGAACAGTCCAGAATGACCATCAAGACCAAGCAGGGATGGTTTCACCTCTTCTGGTTGTTGAGAAAATGCCACAGAAGTGTGGAGAGAGCTTGGTTAGACCTGGAGTGCTCACATTAGCTAATCTTTACTTTGTGGTTTTGGCCATCCCAAGAATCACATGTACTGCTGCTTTTCCTTGCATATGGTGACTTAAGAGCAAGTGTCTAGAGAAGGCCTAGTCCTCGGAACAGTCCAGGACTCAGTACAACAGCCATGAACGATCAGGCTGGCTGGCCTAGACAAGTAAAAGaatggttttttttcccccctctagtTCGGAGGAAATCATGTAttgtgaaggaaatggaaaaaatgaagagCAAGCGAGAAGAGAAGCGGGCCCAGAACTCTGAAATGAGAGTAAAGCGAGCTCAGGTACCTTTCTTGGGCAAGGGTTTTTGTACAGGTACCTTTGACTTCACCGTTAACGGCAACACGGATATGGTTGGACCCCAGCGTTACTGAGACTCCAATTCTGGTACCCAAGAAGCTTAAGTGGTGTCTCATCAGGATTCTGAGAACAAATAAGTCAGATGTTTTTCTGAAGGCCCTCAGGAGGACTACTTCGTCCTGATGTCCAGTGGGCATGCTTGTCCCATAGCGCATCGGCTAGCAGGGCTGCTGGGCCCTTGCCTGCTGCCCCCGACCTCGTTGTGTGTATGTGGTGGACGTGCTGCAATGAGTTCCAGTTTGGAGCATTTCCCCGTAGTTGGATTAATTGCCCTGGGGAATCCTAGCCTTCTGATATCCTAAGATGTGGGACAGTGGCCCTCGCCCTTGTTCCTAGGGTGGTTTGGAGCATGCTTAGGGCCCCCACCAATCTCTATTCCCAGGGCTTTGTTCCTGAGTTGTCAGCCTAGAGCCAGGGTGAGATTGTGTGGGGCTTTGTCAACTCGGACGGGCCATGTGCGCATAAAGAGATGCTTCTGCTTAGCACTGAGGCCTGACAGCACTTACCTCTAAgcagttatttccattttgctcttGTCCCAAACAGGAGTATGACAACACCTTTCCAAACTGGGAATTTGCCCGGATGATAAAAGAATTTCGGGCTACTTTGGATTGTCATCCACTTACTCTGACTGATCCTGTAAGTCAAGCCAAAgggcttctccctctccttcctgagTAGGTGTATGATTAAGAGACAGAACACTTCTCTTGAAAGGTGTGAGAGCATTCAGGAATCATCACTCATCcttgagggtttttttaaatatcctgtaGTGGGCTGGAGCTAGTGAGGCCTGGATGGGAGAGTCTGATTTTTATCAACTCCCTTCCACCCCCCATCCTCCCGTTTCCATAGGGTAGCCAGATTCTTATTAATAATCATGAAATAATCATGAAAGGCTGAAATTTCCTGTAGGCAGTGAGAAAACTGGGAAGAAAATTCAGAGCTACCCTCTTTTGCTCTAGAGTAACTAATGGGGGAGGCAGGGTCCTAGTGTTAGATCTTGTCTCCTGACTGGGCCAGATACGGGATTAGGAGGGGCGGGGGTTCTGGTTAAACTTTCCTTTAATACTGTCATAACCTTTTGTTGGTTGGTTGTCTTCTCTCATCCCCTTGAAGATTGAAGAGCACAGGATATGTGTTTGTGTTAGGAAACGCCCGCTGAATAAACAAGGTAAACTCCATTCAGTCAAAAAGAGGCTTTGGACTGAGGGTTCCCGTGTCTAGGAagcatcccctgaaaatactttCCTTCTGCAGAATTGACCAAGAAAGAAATTGATGTCATTTCCATTCCTAGCAAGTGTCTCCTCTTTGTACACGAGCCCAAGTTAAAAGTGGACTTAACAAAGTATCTGGAGAACCAGGCATTCTGCTTTGACTTTGCATTTGATGAAACGGCTTCAAATGAAGTTGTCTATAGGTTAGTCTCTtgcctcttttttccctccttcctctccccaccctgctcccctTTTCGATGCAAGACATTGTGGTAACACTGCTCACAGACATGCTGAACTCTGAAGCCTTTCCTGGCctcctctcctgttttctttggATCAGCTATCACACAGTGCGGGCTCTGGCTCCTGGTTCCAGGAAGGTCCCGTTTCGGCTGCCATGTGCCATTTTGCAGCTTCAGTGGCTAATCCTTTAATGGATCAGAAGTGAggcaccgtgtttccccgaaaataagaccaggtctcacattatgttttgctccaaaagacgcattagggcttatgttcaggggatgtcatcctgaaaaatcatgctagggcttgttttccggttaggtcttattttcgggaaaatatgGTATAACCCATTGCATTGGGCTGGGCTGCACAGGTTCTAGGGGTTCTTTCAAGGTCTTAAGAAGCCACCCGATTACCCACTGGGCTGGGCTTAACAGACACAGCAAATTCTAGGACTGCTCTGTCCAATATAGTACCCACTAGCTTCATGTGGCAGTTTAAATGGAAGTTaagatacaattaaaaattcagttcttcagtcacaccagccacattccaagtgctcagtagccacatgtggctgagAAGTGGCTACTCTTGGACagcacagaaagttctattggacaacaCTACTCTACACCAGAAGTTGACAAACTTCTGGGCCAAATTTGGCTCAGAATTCCTTTTTATATGGCTTTCAGACtaagaattgttttatatttagaaaagtgTGACAAATCTGTGTGgaccacaaagcctaaaatactttaGGCTCCTGCTGTAGAGGGTTTCCTCTGATCTTTGTAGTGTGTCTTATGCTGGAAGTTGGCTGCTAAGCTCAGGCTTTCCTTTTGTGTCTCCAGAGTGAGAGgacggcctggtggctcagagtGTGGGCCATCAGCGTGCTCTTGGCAGGCCAGTCCAGCCCTCCACAGTCGGGTAGGGAAAATTTCAGATTTGTAAGGGGCTGGGGTCAGGTGGGACCACTTTGCAGCAGAGGCGTGATGGTGCTTGGAAGGAGGCATTAAGGCCCCAGGAGTTCTGCAGCAGCACCGGGTGCCGCGACACACAttttggggagagagaaacaCTTCCCTGTCCTTTCTCCTAGGTACACAGCAAGGCCACTGGTACACACAATTTTTCAAGGCGGAAAAGCAACCTGTTTTGCATATGGCCAGACAGGAAGTGGCAAGACACATGTGAGTATTCGGGCATGGCAGGGAGCGAGCCTGCCCATAGGGCAACACTAGGTCCCTGAAAATGAAGACAGTGAGTTTCTTGCAGAAAGTCCCCTCGGTGCAGATGCCCCATCACCAGATACGCTTGCTGTGTCATGTGCAGGGACGGGCCTTCCCAGGTCCAGCCTCCTGGCTTTGGTGTGGCCCACTGTGGTGATGGAGCCAGCAGTGCCCTAGCCTCGGCCAAGGGCCCTTTACCAAGGTCTTCTGCTCCTTCCCTTTGCAGACTATGGGCGGAGACCTCTCTGGGAAAGCCCAGAATGCATCCAAAGGGATCTACGCGATGGCCTGTGAGTATTGTGTTCTGCCACAGTGGGGTCGGGCACAGAAAGGCAGGTTGCTTCCTTAATCCAGGCTCTCGCCCACAGCCCGTGATGTCTTCCTCCTGAAGAATCAGCCCCGCTACCGGAACCTGGGTCTGGAAGTCTACGTGACATTCTTCGAGATTTACAATGGGAAGGTAGCTGGCAGGGAGTCCATTCATGCTGCCGGGGCCCCTGAACTTTCTAAAACCTTGAGGTTGGCTAGACATTGTAGAAGCCAAACAACCTGTGGGCTGTGAAGCCTTTGGCCCACTCTGCCCTGACATGTGGGAGGGTAGGGGGTCATCTGATGGTGGGATGGAACCCCAGCTCAACCAGTATGGCAGGAATCTTCAGGGCTCTCTCTCAGAGGAGAGATTCTCATTTTGTGTGCCCTGTGCTCCCTCGACCCACCTCCTTCATAACTTTCTCTTCTGATTACACACATTCATTCTCATATTGAtatcctcctcccttccttcccctgtgtgtgtataaatatatatatgtggtgtataatacacacacacacacacacacccccacacacacccctacctctTTATACTCTGCTTTTGCAGAATTGCCTTCCTCAGAGCAGGatctaaataataatagctaacgtTGATTAGTAATATGACATTATGTGCTATGCAGTATTCTAAGCCCTTGTTTCaatccatttattcatcacaaCAACCCGACAAGGAAGTATTACTGTCACTATTCTGCAGATGACAACTACGCCTAGAGTGGTTAAGTACTTACCCaggttcacacagctagtaaagcAGCAAGAGTCGCATCAACCTGAGGCAGCCCGGTTCAGAACCCACGTGTACTGCCGTGCTGGCCTGCccagcgcagctcagctccgccGTTCCTGCTGCCAGCCCTTGTCTAAGCTGGGTCAGGCCCTGAAGGAGGGAGGAGTCAGGTGGGTGCCCGGCACCTGATGTCCTTGGCCTTGTTTCCCTTCCTGGCACAGCTGTTCGACCTGCTCAACAAGAAGGCCAAGCTGCGCGTGCTGGAGGATGGCAGGCAGCAGGTGCAGGTGGTGGGGCTGCAAGAGCACCTGGTGAGCTGTGCGGACGATGTTATCAGGATGATCGACGTAGGCAGTGCCTGCAGGTCAGAGTTCTGGCAGGGGAAGGGGCCGCCTTCTCATGCCCAGGTCAGGGGACAGAGACTGGCTGCGAGTCCATTGTGTGTGCTCAGCGTGGGCAGGGCTGTGAAGGCCTC
The Rhinolophus ferrumequinum isolate MPI-CBG mRhiFer1 chromosome 9, mRhiFer1_v1.p, whole genome shotgun sequence genome window above contains:
- the KIF2C gene encoding kinesin-like protein KIF2C isoform X2, which gives rise to MDSSLQARLFPGLAINIQRSNGLIHSASVRTVNLEKACVSVEWTEGGATKGKEIDFDDVAAINPELLQLLPLHPKDNLPLQENVTVQKQKRRSVNSKIPAPKEGLRSHSTRMSTVPEVRITTQENDMEVELPAPANSRKQFSVPIRRKSCIVKEMEKMKSKREEKRAQNSEMRVKRAQEYDNTFPNWEFARMIKEFRATLDCHPLTLTDPIEEHRICVCVRKRPLNKQELTKKEIDVISIPSKCLLFVHEPKLKVDLTKYLENQAFCFDFAFDETASNEVVYRYTARPLVHTIFQGGKATCFAYGQTGSGKTHTMGGDLSGKAQNASKGIYAMASRDVFLLKNQPRYRNLGLEVYVTFFEIYNGKLFDLLNKKAKLRVLEDGRQQVQVVGLQEHLVSCADDVIRMIDVGSACRTSGQTFANSTSSRSHACFQILLRTKGRVHGKFSLVDLAGNERGADTSSADRQTRMEGAEINKSLLALKECIRALGQNKAHTPFRESKLTQVLRDSFIGENSRTCMIAMISPGISSCEYTLNTLRYADRVKELSPHSGPSGEQLTQMETEEMEASSSGALIAGDFSKEEEELSSQMSSFNEAMTQIRELEERAMEELKEIIQQGPGWLELSEMTEQPDYDLETFVNKAEAALAQQAKHFSALQDVIKALRLAMQLEEQASKQISSKKRP
- the KIF2C gene encoding kinesin-like protein KIF2C isoform X1; its protein translation is MDSSLQARLFPGLAINIQRSNGLIHSASVRTVNLEKACVSVEWTEGGATKGKEIDFDDVAAINPELLQLLPLHPKDNLPLQENVTVQKQKRRSVNSKIPAPKEGLRSHSTRMSTVPEVRITTQENDMEVELPAPANSRKQFSVPTGPPRPSCPAVAEIPLAIVSAEVEEQVHSIRGSSSANPGNSVRRKSCIVKEMEKMKSKREEKRAQNSEMRVKRAQEYDNTFPNWEFARMIKEFRATLDCHPLTLTDPIEEHRICVCVRKRPLNKQELTKKEIDVISIPSKCLLFVHEPKLKVDLTKYLENQAFCFDFAFDETASNEVVYRYTARPLVHTIFQGGKATCFAYGQTGSGKTHTMGGDLSGKAQNASKGIYAMASRDVFLLKNQPRYRNLGLEVYVTFFEIYNGKLFDLLNKKAKLRVLEDGRQQVQVVGLQEHLVSCADDVIRMIDVGSACRTSGQTFANSTSSRSHACFQILLRTKGRVHGKFSLVDLAGNERGADTSSADRQTRMEGAEINKSLLALKECIRALGQNKAHTPFRESKLTQVLRDSFIGENSRTCMIAMISPGISSCEYTLNTLRYADRVKELSPHSGPSGEQLTQMETEEMEASSSGALIAGDFSKEEEELSSQMSSFNEAMTQIRELEERAMEELKEIIQQGPGWLELSEMTEQPDYDLETFVNKAEAALAQQAKHFSALQDVIKALRLAMQLEEQASKQISSKKRP